One window of the Oncorhynchus clarkii lewisi isolate Uvic-CL-2024 chromosome 19, UVic_Ocla_1.0, whole genome shotgun sequence genome contains the following:
- the LOC139375196 gene encoding transmembrane protein 179 → MALDNVLFAQCILYFLAFVFGFISVVPLSENTEDFHGKCLLFTRGMWQNENITVSKQRFIVEEWGPESSCSFITFVGIASLVLSAVQAWRLLFFLCKGHDDSLFNAFLNLVISSLVVFTVFLSSTIVSVGFNLWCDAITEGGSMSSSCEDLQDTDLELGLDNSSFYDQFAIAQFGLWAAWLTWMGITVMAFLKVYHNYRQEDLLDSLIHEKELLLGRSSRRGSDANQMKSGMV, encoded by the exons ATGGCCCTCGATAATGTACTTTTCGCGCAATGCATCCTCTATTTTTTGGCGTTTGTGTTTGGCTTTATTTCCGTAGTGCCTCTCTCCGAAAACACGGAGGATTTTCATGGAAAATGCTTGCTTTTCACGCGTGGTATGTGGCAGAATGAGAACATCACAGTTTCAAAGCAGCGCTTCATTGTTGAGGAGTGGGGACCGGAGTCTTCCTGCAGTTTCATCACTTTTGTCGGGATAGCATCTCTCGTCCTCTCCGCAGTGCAGGCATGGAGACTGCTGTTCTTTCTTTGCAAAGGCCACGACGA TTCCCTGTTCAATGCCTTCCTGAATCTGGTGATCAGCTCCCTGGTGGTGTTCACAGTGTTCCTCTCCAGCACCATCGTCAGTGTGGGCTTCAACCTGTGGTGTGACGCCATCACAGAGGGAGGGAGCATGTCCAGCAG CTGTGAGGACCTGCAGGACACTGATCTGGAGTTAGGCCTTGACAACTCCTCGTTCTATGACCAGTTTGCCATTGCTCAG TTTGGTCTGTGGGCAGCGTGGCTGACGTGGATGGGTATCACGGTCATGGCCTTCCTCAAGGTCTACCACAACTACCGCCAGGAGGACCTTCTGGACAGTCTGATCCACGAGAAGGAGCTGCTGCTGGGACGCTCGTCCCGCCGGGGTTCTGATGCCAACCAGATGAAGAGTGGCATGGTCTAA